One segment of Scleropages formosus chromosome 23, fSclFor1.1, whole genome shotgun sequence DNA contains the following:
- the tshz1 gene encoding teashirt homolog 1, with translation MPRRKQQAPRRSAAYMPEDELKAAKIDDEQLQDDGLSLDGQDADFLYNEEEEGKEQPSYQNSPLSNTTNPDAGYGSPFSDASDQLADFRSTSSKEGQDKEETRGTDNDLAIQDSLAKMKAVYANLISDASWSSITMDIMKAKQASASTSRSGSGSNIGSGNITSSLINSSSANATTTATTASSSNSTTSNGSGVAYDWHQAALAKTLQHTPYHLLPEPSLFSTVQLYRQNNKLYGPVFTGASKFRCKDCSAAYDTLVGLTVHMNETGHYRDDNKDKDDDRGKKWSKPRKRSLMEMEGKEDAQKVLKCMYCGHSFESLQDLSVHMIKTKHYQKVPLKEPVPALASKLVPATKKRAFQDLVSPCSPESINSTPGVPLGEATKDSKLANPYVTANNRYGYQNGASYTWQFEARKAQILKCMECGSSHDTLQQLTAHMMVTGHFLKVTNSASKKGKQLVFDPVVEEKIQSIPLPPTTTRLPVSNIKSQPDSPIHSSGSEEKKEPEEEKMEVTIPEKVIKEEKEEPGEKTETNTSYKYLREEDLEETPKGGIDILKSLENTVSSAISKAQTGTPTWGGYPSIHAAYQLQGPVKSSLPVVQSVQVQPSFNSSMKSLASDASTAIHTPDSPSPPPHHRSNVSAMEELVEKVTGKISVKKEEKVSDKCKPISTKSPSPMPKEKKESSKPDDLSMKPTKNGSASADLESVNKRDAKESQVDNLIKNGTDALKSPVSNGCNSLGIITDHSPEQPFVNPLSALQSIMNTHLGKALKPVSPLLDPLTMLYKISNSMMEKPMYNPTQVKQTESINRYYYDNDDQPMDLTKSKNTSSTANSSSTPANNSSNSSSGNSSKPILPSLSEPVSSPLRENALMDISDMVKNLTGRLTPKSSTPSSISERSDADGSAFEDGLEELSPIQKRKGRQSNWNPQHLLILQAQFASSLRETSEGKFIMTDLGPQERVHICKFTGLSMTTISHWLANVKYQLRRTGGTKFLKNIDSGQPVFLCNDCASQFRTPSTYINHLESHLGFSLKDLSKLSIDLIREQQAVSKVITDKTFGVLGLTEDETGSIFQCKLCNRTFVSKHAVKLHLSKTHGKSPEDHLIYVTELEKLEKL, from the coding sequence CTTACATGCCTGAGGATGAGCTCAAGGCAGCTAAGATTGATGATGAGCAGCTGCAGGACGACGGCCTGTCCCTTGACGGCCAGGACGCAGATTTCCTTTACAACGAAGAGGAGGAGGGCAAAGAACAGCCCAGCTACCAGAACTCTCCACTCAGCAACACAACTAACCCAGATGCTGGCTATGGCTCACCCTTCAGCGATGCCAGTGATCAGCTGGCTGACTTCAGAAGCACCTCCTCAAAGGAAGGTCAAGACAAAGAGGAAACCAGGGGCACTGACAACGATCTTGCTATACAGGACAGCCTGGCAAAAATGAAAGCAGTCTATGCAAACCTGATCTCGGACGCTTCCTGGTCCAGCATTACCATGGACATCATGAAAGCCAAGCAGGCCAGCGCCAGTACCAGCAGGAGTGGCAGCGGCAGCAACATTGGAAGTGGCAACATCACCAGTAGCCTCATTAACAGCAGCAGTGCCAATGCCACCACGACTGCCACCACTGCTAGCAGCAGCAACAGTACCACTAGCAATGGTAGTGGTGTTGCCTATGACTGGCATCAGGCTGCTTTAGCTAAAACCTTACAGCATACCCCTTACCATCTTCTCCCTGAGCCCAGCCTCTTCAGCACCGTGCAGTTGTATAGGCAAAACAATAAACTCTATGGCCCTGTGTTCACTGGTGCCAGCAAGTTCCGTTGCAAGGACTGCAGTGCTGCCTATGACACACTTGTGGGCCTCACTGTCCACATGAATGAGACAGGTCACTACCGTGATGACAACAAGGATAAAGATGATgacaggggaaaaaagtggTCTAAGCCCAGGAAGCGGTCACTGATGGAGATGGAAGGCAAAGAGGATGCACAGAAAGTGCTGAAGTGCATGTACTGCGGACATTCATTTGAATCTCTGCAAGACCTGAGTGTCCATatgattaaaacaaaacattaccAGAAAGTGCCTCTCAAAGAACCAGTCCCGGCTCTTGCCTCCAAGCTGGTTCCCGCTACCAAAAAACGAGCCTTCCAAGATTTGGTCTCCCCCTGCTCCCCAGAGTCCATTAACAGCACACCTGGTGTCCCCTTAGGTGAGGCCACAAAAGACTCAAAGCTGGCAAATCCTTATGTGACAGCTAACAATCGCTATGGTTATCAGAATGGTGCCAGCTACACTTGGCAATTTGAGGCACGCAAGGCACAAATATTGAAGTGCATGGAGTGTGGAAGTTCTCATGATACCTTGCAACAGCTGACTGCCCATATGATGGTCACAGGACATTTTCTTAAAGTAACCAATTCTGCTTCAAAAAAGGGTAAGCAGCTGGTTTTTGATCCTGTGGTGGAAGAAAAGATTCAGTCGATCCCTCTTCCCCCCACTACTACTCGGCTTCCCGTTTCCAATATCAAATCTCAGCCTGACTCTCCAATACACTCTTCAGGTTCTGAAGAGAAGAAGGAGccagaagaagagaaaatggaGGTGACCATACCTGAGAAAGTGAtcaaagaggagaaggaggagcctggtgaaaaaacagaaacaaatactTCCTATAAGTACCTGAGAGAGGAGGACTTGGAGGAAACCCCAAAAGGGGGGATTGATATCCTGAAGTCCCTTGAAAACACAGTGTCCAGTGCAATCAGCAAGGCCCAGACTGGCACACCTACTTGGGGTGGCTATCCTAGTATCCACGCTGCTTATCAGCTCCAGGGCCCGGTGAAATCCTCCTTACCAGTTGTGCAAAGTGTCCAAGTGCAACCATCATTCAACAGCAGCATGAAATCTCTGGCGTCTGATGCAAGTACAGCAATCCACACTCCTGATAGCCCATCCCCTCCTCCTCACCACAGAAGCAATGTTTCAGCCATGGAGGAACTGGTAGAAAAGGTGACAGGGAAAATCTCTGTGAAGAAGGAAGAGAAGGTTTCTGACAAGTGCAAACCCATCTCAACAAAGTCTCCTTCACCCATGCCGAAAGAGAAGAAGGAGTCAAGCAAGCCAGATGACCTCAGCATGAAGCCGACAAAAAACGGTAGCGCTAGCGCAGACCTGGAGTCAGTCAACAAGAGGGATGCCAAAGAGAGCCAGGTTGATAACCTCATAAAGAATGGTACCGATGCACTAAAATCACCTGTTAGCAATGGCTGTAACAGTTTGGGAATCATTACAGACCATTCACCAGAGCAACCGTTTGTCAATCCTCTCAGCGCCTTGCAGTCCATAATGAACACACATTTAGGCAAGGCATTAAAACCTGTTAGCCCTCTATTGGACCCCCTGACAATGCTGTACAAAATCAGCAACAGCATGATGGAAAAGCCAATGTATAATCCAACTCAGGTTAAGCAAACAGAATCCATTAACAGATACTATTACGATAATGATGACCAGCCTATGGATTTGACAAAATCCAAAAACACGAGCAGTACAGCCAACAGTTCCTCTACTCCAgccaacaacagcagcaatagcAGCAGTGGGAACAGCAGCAAGCCCATCTTGCCTAGTTTGTCTGAACCAGTTTCATCTCCTCTGAGGGAAAATGCATTGATGGACATTTCTGACATGGTAAAGAACCTCACTGGCCGCTTGACACCGAAATCCTCCACTCCCTCCTCTATTTCAGAGAGGTCGGATGCAGACGGCAGCGCATTTGAAGACGGCCTAGAGGAGCTGTCCCCTATCCAGAAGAGGAAAGGCCGACAGTCCAACTGGAATCCCCAGCACCTCCTTATCCTCCAAGCTCAGTTTGCCTCAAGTTTGCGGGAGACTTCAGAGGGCAAGTTCATCATGACTGACCTGGGTCCCCAGGAACGGGTACACATCTGCAAGTTCACTGGTCTTTCCATGACCACCATTTCTCATTGGCTGGCTAATGTAAAATACCAACTGAGGCGGACAGGTGGGACCAAGTTCCTGAAGAACATAGACTCTGGCCAGCCGGTGTTCCTGTGCAATGATTGTGCATCACAGTTCAGGACTCCTTCCACGTATATTAACCACTTAGAGTCACACTTAGGCTTCAGCCTAAAGGACCTCTCCAAACTGTCAATAGACCTCATAAGGGAGCAGCAGGCTGTTTCTAAAGTCATAACTGACAAGACATTCGGGGTTCTTGGCCTGACTGAGGATGAGACCGGCTCCATATTCCAGTGCAAGCTGTGTAATCGGACCTTCGTCAGCAAGCACGCAGTCAAACTGCACCTCAGCAAAACTCACGGCAAGTCCCCAGAGGACCACCTGATCTATGTCACTGAACTAGAAAAGTTAGAGAAACTCTAA